The Gadus chalcogrammus isolate NIFS_2021 chromosome 10, NIFS_Gcha_1.0, whole genome shotgun sequence genome contains a region encoding:
- the rell2 gene encoding RELT-like protein 2, translating into MSDLDALAVGEPPPPYMIFLVVFLFFVTGLLGFLVCHTLKKRGYRCRTWETDEEEEEEEEDKEKEKQGKKEEVSAEDDDEDNQDTVEQILKCIIENEANMEAFKEMLGNQNVCALHDPRLLRKESLGGIPPHHHTVHSGSDRNSCHLCAQGRVKKGRRRSRTPKPKKPGEQTVFSVGRFRVIHTDKKLQGSPNPMADSGDQLNQSQDSKDPKDGADDPKEGGFNLRNMFKDVKQPAESSNGAVPNAGKRRKSLTIFGLGRRGSDPAGMKTASLPGGRVLGGLREGGVKFSKQAPVVFEEQLPTCLETDSATEVPYSVPLKGITEAGSPSPRGLEPPDGPTTEPSVGAAAQETPVPSSLAIPTSLPTRRTLQSPSPGTAREEKKSAEVYSPGPQQTSTPIAPGFGVASGLTSSAAAPQRTASSSEGLLPSGTLPSPYSISSLDADPGIGGSLASMTLGLSPTSLFPVQTTSPASLRTPTSSAVFAQSLTPPPHDSRNAPTEPVKTPSASPGLKHIPQLTSVLSGSNQSPTASLSLGRIPSPLLARTPSPALTLTTNASAMSPSPTPSAILSPGSTQTSPRDALPHVRGRFTSVASSASEPDQLPCASAGDVHSASLASPCAPLGKDGPSSRPVSPEQSRSPSLPQEGRMSSVSIVKASPDRKREFSVVTMLEEGEPSILTTKEETGETSDLKRDLEKVDISPTVTKTGYSSVSGSVQTTTLDKELSTVLVVPSVSQGKDDIVEMKDLQEVVQDDN; encoded by the exons ATGATGACGAAGACAACCAGGACACAGTGGAGCAAATCctcaaatgtattattgaaaATGAAG CCAACATGGAGGCCTTTAAGGAGATGCTGGGGAACCAGAACGTGTGTGCTCTCCACGACCCCAG GTTACTGCGGAAGGAGTCCCTCGGCGGCatccctccccaccaccacacggTGCATTCTGGGAGCGACCGGAACTCGTGTCACCTGTGTGCTCAGGGCCGTGTGAAGAAGGGCCGGCGCCGCAGCCGCACCCCCAAGCCCAAGAAACCCGGGGAGCAGACGGTGTTCTCCGTCGGCAG ATTCCGGGTGATCCACACGGACAAGAAGCTCCAAGGAAGCCCTAATCCAATGGCCGACTCTGGAGACCAACTGAATCAATCGCAAGACAGCAAGGATCCAAAGGACGGCGCTGATGACCCCAAGGAAGGGGGCTTCAACCTGAGGAACATGTTCAAGGATGTCAAGCAGCCCGCGGAGAGCTCCAACGGGGCCGTCCCAAACGCGGGCAAACGCAGGAAGAGCCTGACCATATTCGGCCTTGGGAGGCGAGGAAGTGACCCGGCGGGGATGAAGACGGCGTCCCTTCCTGGGGGACGGGTTTTAGGAGGTCTGAGGGAGGGCGGAGTGAAGTTCTCGAAGCAGGCGCCCGTAGTGTTTGAGGAACAGCTGCCGACTTGCCTAGAAACCGACTCGGCGACAGAGGTCCCTTACTCCGTGCCCCTGAAGGGTATCACTGAGGCTGGCTCTCCGAGCCCCCGCGGCCTCGAGCCTCCGGACGGGCCGACGACAGAACCCTCAGTGGGTGCCGCGGCTCAAGAGACCCCCGTCCCCAGCTCCTTAGCCATTCCCACCTCTCTCCCAACCCGACGAACATTACAAAGCCCTTCCCCCGGGACGGcaagggaggagaagaagtCGGCGGAGGTGTACTCACCTGGGCCACAACAGACCTCGACACCCATAGCCCCCGGCTTTGGAGTCGCTTCCGGGCTGAcgtcttctgctgctgcccctcagCGCACGGCCTCTTCCAGTGAGGGTCTTCTACCCAGCGGTACCCTACCCAGCCCCTACTCCATATCCAGCCTGGACGCAGATCCGGGCATCGGAGGGAGCCTAGCCTCCATGACTCTTGGCTTGTCTCCTACCTCACTCTTCCCAGTCCAAACCACGTCCCCGGCGTCACTGAGAACGCCTACCTCAAGTGCAGTGTTCGCACAGAGCCTTACCCCGCCGCCACATGACTCAAGAAACGCCCCTACGGAGCCAGTCAAAACTCCCTCAGCCTCCCCTGGTTTGAAGCACATCCCTCAACTGACCTCCGTCTTGAGTGGGTCTAACCAATCTCCTACCGCTTCTTTAAGCCTCGGTAGGATCCCTAGCCCATTACTAGCCCGCACCCCTTCTCCTGCACTCACCCTGACCACAAACGCCAGTGCCATGTCCCCCTCTCCAACCCCTTCTGCTATCCTCTCTCCGGGGTCTACCCAGACCTCACCACGTGACGCCTTGCCTCATGTTAGAGGAAGGTTCACTAGTGTGGCCTCTTCAGCCTCGGAACCCGACCAGCTCCCATGTGCATCCGCAGGAGATGTTCACAGTGCTTCTCTGGCTTCCCCTTGTGCCCCGCTGGGTAAGGACGGACCGAGCAGTCGACCCGTGTCTCCAGAGCAGTCACGCTCCCCGTCCTTGCCCCAAGAGGGAAGAATGAGTAGTGTATCCATTGTCAAAGCTAGCCCAGATAGAAAAAGGGAATTTTCTGTGGTGACTatgctggaggagggagagcctTCTATTTTGACAACAAAAGAAGAGACCGGTGAGACTTCTGACCTTAAGAGGGACTTGGAAAAGGTTGATATTAGTCCAACTGTCACTAAGACAGGATACTCTTCAGTTTCAGGGTCTGTACAAACTACGACGCTGGACAAAGAGCTTTCTACAGTGCTTGTAGTGCCATCGGTGAGCCAAGGAAAGGATGACATTGTAGAGATGAAAGACCTACAAGAGGTTGTACAGGATGATAACTAA